Proteins co-encoded in one Odontesthes bonariensis isolate fOdoBon6 chromosome 24, fOdoBon6.hap1, whole genome shotgun sequence genomic window:
- the znf513a gene encoding zinc finger protein 513a isoform X1, with the protein MPRKKQQNPQPVKLDSEDGVAIEAPGNLPLDTDFLLGQDLEFGDHDKILSLEKFSEVAAEIGFSVYPLGNEENSAYSQLSMESETDNSRSTTDNGREDEGRSTQSEPSFPPYLSCRGCGQLRDEPLGPGIDLVGPYCLRCCKASREAKSTDFCSSFGSIGGIRTGSQIRADSQIDCEGLGNGVGDKTLPDEDRSPKQHSCHICGFSSRYANHVKRHMKTHNGEKPFNCPLCTYASAQLVNLQRHLRIHTGEKPYKCDSCTFACSSLGNLKRHQRMHMPSAGVAQEAPPRPASGQNSLKRPLNGQRPSEEMSGAAASEIARPTSNLSLGAQNNDYLSAFDGLKGVSPPPIPASNPAPGHPHPPLLEMTDSSSSRGTRRGVADGASLPPSLFPFTCRLCGIVLEDEDGSSAQICAKCTLEMLTKDSSSSPNSPGERSDKVYTCAACPFLTHYPNHLARHMKTHSGEKPYKCPQCDYASAHFDNLKRHHRVHTGEKPYKCHLCDYACGNLANLKRHQRVHSGAKPFQCAVCSYSCNQSMNLKRHMLRHTGEKPYKCQECGYTTGHWDNYKRHQKKHGLATDGWVKVPMTGSDETEDVRKGMGSGVPTHRKEAGVDMQYMPREGGQAIHSCYKLEIA; encoded by the exons ATGCCAAGAAAGAAACAGCAGAATCCACAGCCAGTCAAGT TGGATTCTGAAGATGGTGTAGCAATTGAAGCTCCAGGAAATCTTCCTTTAGACACCGACTTCCTTCTAGGACAGGACCTTGAGTTTGGTGATCATGACAAGATTCTAAGCCTGGAAAAGTTCTCAG AAGTAGCTGCTGAGATTGGTTTCTCTGTGTATCCTCTGGGTAATGAGGAGAATTCTGCCTACAGCCAGCTCAGCATGGAAAGTGAAACGGACAACTCACGCAGCACAACAGACAATGGGAGGGAAGATGAGGGCAGATCGACCCAGTCTGAGCCCAGTTTTCCTCCCTACCTGTCCTGCAGGGGCTGCGGACAGCTTCGCGACGAACCTCTTGGACCTGGCATAGACCTGGTCGGTCCGTACTGCCTTAGATGTTGTAAGGCCTCCAGGGAAGCCAAAAGTACAGACTTCTGTTCATCTTTCGGGAGCATCGGCGGGATCCGCACAGGTTCCCAGATTCGTGCAGATTCTCAGATTGATTGTGAGGGGTTGGGAAACGGTGTGGGTGACAAGACACTGCCAGATGAGGACAGATCACCCAAACAGCACTCGTGTCACATTTGTGGCTTCTCCTCTCGTTATGCCAACCATGTGAAGCGTCACATGAAGACTCACAACGGGGAGAAGCCCTTTAACTGCCCCTTGTGCACTTACGCCTCAGCCCAGCTGGTGAACCTCCAGAGACACCTGCGCATCCACACTGGGGAAAAACCCTACAAATGTGACAGCTGCACTTTTGCCTGCAGTTCCCTTGGCAACCTTAAGAGGCACCAGCGCATGCATATGCCTTCTGCTGGAGTAGCACAGGAGGCCCCACCACGACCTGCCAGTGGCCAAAACAGCCTGAAGAGGCCTCTGAACGGCCAAAGACCCAGTGAGGAAATGTCTGGTGCTGCAG CTTCAGAGATTGCAAGACCAACATCCAACCTCAGTTTAGGAGCCCAGAACAATGACTACCTGTCTGCCTTTGATGGATTAAAGGGAGTGTCGCCGCCACCCATACCTGCCTCTAACCCAGCTCCTGGTCACCCTCATCCACCTCTGCTGGAGATGACAGACAGCAGTAGCAGCAGGGGCACCAGAAGAGGTGTAGCAGATGGTGCCTCCCTCCCACCTTCACTCTTTCCTTTTACTTGCCGGCTGTGCGGAATCGTTTTAGAAGATGAGGACGGCTCCTCTGCCCAGATTTGTGCCAAGTGTACCCTTGAAATGTTGACAAAAGACTCTTCGTCATCTCCCAACAGCCCTGGTGAGCGCAGTGACAAGGTGTACACATGTGCCGCCTGTCCCTTCCTCACACACTACCCTAACCACCTGGCACgccacatgaaaacacacagcgGTGAGAAACCATACAAGTGCCCACAGTGCGACTACGCCTCAGCGCACTTTGACAACCTCAAGCGCCACCACAGAGTGCACACAGGAGAAAAACCTTACAAGTGCCATTTGTGCGATTACGCATGCGGGAACCTGGCGAACCTAAAACGGCACCAGCGGGTTCACTCGGGCGCCAAGCCCTTCCAGTGCGCCGTGTGCAGTTACAGCTGCAACCAAAGCATGAACCTGAAGCGGCACATGCTTCGACACACCGGGGAAAAGCCGTACAAATGCCAGGAGTGCGGCTACACCACCGGCCACTGGGACAACTACAAAAGACACCAGAAGAAACACGGCCTGGCCACAGACGGCTGGGTCAAAGTTCCGATGACTGGCAGCGACGAAACGGAGGACGTGAGGAAAGGGATGGGAAGTGGCGTTCCAACTCACAGAAAGGAAGCAGGAGTTGATATGCAGTATATGCCAAGGGAGGGGGGTCAGGCAATACACTCCTGCTACAAACTTGAGATTGCGTAA
- the znf513a gene encoding zinc finger protein 513a isoform X2, giving the protein MESETDNSRSTTDNGREDEGRSTQSEPSFPPYLSCRGCGQLRDEPLGPGIDLVGPYCLRCCKASREAKSTDFCSSFGSIGGIRTGSQIRADSQIDCEGLGNGVGDKTLPDEDRSPKQHSCHICGFSSRYANHVKRHMKTHNGEKPFNCPLCTYASAQLVNLQRHLRIHTGEKPYKCDSCTFACSSLGNLKRHQRMHMPSAGVAQEAPPRPASGQNSLKRPLNGQRPSEEMSGAAASEIARPTSNLSLGAQNNDYLSAFDGLKGVSPPPIPASNPAPGHPHPPLLEMTDSSSSRGTRRGVADGASLPPSLFPFTCRLCGIVLEDEDGSSAQICAKCTLEMLTKDSSSSPNSPGERSDKVYTCAACPFLTHYPNHLARHMKTHSGEKPYKCPQCDYASAHFDNLKRHHRVHTGEKPYKCHLCDYACGNLANLKRHQRVHSGAKPFQCAVCSYSCNQSMNLKRHMLRHTGEKPYKCQECGYTTGHWDNYKRHQKKHGLATDGWVKVPMTGSDETEDVRKGMGSGVPTHRKEAGVDMQYMPREGGQAIHSCYKLEIA; this is encoded by the exons ATGGAAAGTGAAACGGACAACTCACGCAGCACAACAGACAATGGGAGGGAAGATGAGGGCAGATCGACCCAGTCTGAGCCCAGTTTTCCTCCCTACCTGTCCTGCAGGGGCTGCGGACAGCTTCGCGACGAACCTCTTGGACCTGGCATAGACCTGGTCGGTCCGTACTGCCTTAGATGTTGTAAGGCCTCCAGGGAAGCCAAAAGTACAGACTTCTGTTCATCTTTCGGGAGCATCGGCGGGATCCGCACAGGTTCCCAGATTCGTGCAGATTCTCAGATTGATTGTGAGGGGTTGGGAAACGGTGTGGGTGACAAGACACTGCCAGATGAGGACAGATCACCCAAACAGCACTCGTGTCACATTTGTGGCTTCTCCTCTCGTTATGCCAACCATGTGAAGCGTCACATGAAGACTCACAACGGGGAGAAGCCCTTTAACTGCCCCTTGTGCACTTACGCCTCAGCCCAGCTGGTGAACCTCCAGAGACACCTGCGCATCCACACTGGGGAAAAACCCTACAAATGTGACAGCTGCACTTTTGCCTGCAGTTCCCTTGGCAACCTTAAGAGGCACCAGCGCATGCATATGCCTTCTGCTGGAGTAGCACAGGAGGCCCCACCACGACCTGCCAGTGGCCAAAACAGCCTGAAGAGGCCTCTGAACGGCCAAAGACCCAGTGAGGAAATGTCTGGTGCTGCAG CTTCAGAGATTGCAAGACCAACATCCAACCTCAGTTTAGGAGCCCAGAACAATGACTACCTGTCTGCCTTTGATGGATTAAAGGGAGTGTCGCCGCCACCCATACCTGCCTCTAACCCAGCTCCTGGTCACCCTCATCCACCTCTGCTGGAGATGACAGACAGCAGTAGCAGCAGGGGCACCAGAAGAGGTGTAGCAGATGGTGCCTCCCTCCCACCTTCACTCTTTCCTTTTACTTGCCGGCTGTGCGGAATCGTTTTAGAAGATGAGGACGGCTCCTCTGCCCAGATTTGTGCCAAGTGTACCCTTGAAATGTTGACAAAAGACTCTTCGTCATCTCCCAACAGCCCTGGTGAGCGCAGTGACAAGGTGTACACATGTGCCGCCTGTCCCTTCCTCACACACTACCCTAACCACCTGGCACgccacatgaaaacacacagcgGTGAGAAACCATACAAGTGCCCACAGTGCGACTACGCCTCAGCGCACTTTGACAACCTCAAGCGCCACCACAGAGTGCACACAGGAGAAAAACCTTACAAGTGCCATTTGTGCGATTACGCATGCGGGAACCTGGCGAACCTAAAACGGCACCAGCGGGTTCACTCGGGCGCCAAGCCCTTCCAGTGCGCCGTGTGCAGTTACAGCTGCAACCAAAGCATGAACCTGAAGCGGCACATGCTTCGACACACCGGGGAAAAGCCGTACAAATGCCAGGAGTGCGGCTACACCACCGGCCACTGGGACAACTACAAAAGACACCAGAAGAAACACGGCCTGGCCACAGACGGCTGGGTCAAAGTTCCGATGACTGGCAGCGACGAAACGGAGGACGTGAGGAAAGGGATGGGAAGTGGCGTTCCAACTCACAGAAAGGAAGCAGGAGTTGATATGCAGTATATGCCAAGGGAGGGGGGTCAGGCAATACACTCCTGCTACAAACTTGAGATTGCGTAA